Proteins encoded by one window of Nocardia goodfellowii:
- a CDS encoding M48 family metalloprotease, protein MSHGGKSFGSTLWERVLAVLRPAPRGQRPEPIYEFLEYTPNPLLWPVETWRHRLESAAVLVVSLPSIVLSTVLVCVPFAVFGWWGALTAGTLWLASGALAFLPADDAVLARVAYGFRRPRPQEQAVLAVAWENVTQAAGVDGSDYALWVQDSEDLNAFAAPGGIVCVTTWALHTLDSRQLEGVLAHELGHHLEGKKYTATLARWYSVPVKLIGRVLGFGLTRALAAAEREAEEAPGLALAILLLGGLGSAALVLIPLVAALLLLIGPLAALTLLALLGIAEPLGRARLSQREELRADRVAVDLGYGRECREVHHEWLGEHDDSPLAGYLHWLSTHPPADTRIEAVEARIHEHRHSGK, encoded by the coding sequence ATGTCACACGGGGGAAAGAGCTTCGGGTCCACGCTGTGGGAGCGGGTCCTCGCCGTGCTGCGGCCCGCGCCGAGAGGGCAACGCCCGGAGCCGATCTACGAATTCCTGGAATACACGCCCAATCCGCTGCTGTGGCCGGTGGAGACCTGGCGACATCGGCTGGAATCGGCTGCGGTGCTGGTGGTTTCGCTGCCGTCCATCGTGCTGAGCACGGTGCTGGTGTGCGTGCCGTTCGCGGTGTTCGGCTGGTGGGGCGCGCTGACGGCCGGGACCCTCTGGCTGGCTTCGGGCGCGCTCGCGTTCCTGCCCGCCGACGACGCGGTACTGGCCCGGGTGGCCTACGGTTTCCGCCGCCCGCGACCGCAGGAGCAAGCCGTTCTCGCCGTGGCATGGGAAAACGTCACGCAGGCAGCGGGAGTCGACGGCTCGGACTACGCGCTGTGGGTACAGGACTCCGAGGACCTGAACGCCTTCGCGGCGCCGGGCGGCATCGTCTGCGTCACCACCTGGGCGTTGCACACCCTGGACAGTCGCCAACTCGAAGGTGTCCTCGCCCACGAGCTGGGCCATCATCTCGAAGGCAAGAAGTACACCGCGACGCTCGCCCGCTGGTATTCGGTGCCCGTCAAGCTGATCGGCAGGGTGCTGGGTTTCGGCTTGACGCGGGCCCTGGCCGCCGCGGAGCGGGAAGCCGAGGAGGCACCGGGCCTGGCCCTGGCGATCCTGCTGCTCGGCGGCCTGGGCTCCGCCGCGCTGGTGCTCATCCCCCTGGTGGCGGCGTTGCTGCTACTGATCGGCCCGCTCGCCGCGCTCACGCTGCTGGCCCTGCTCGGCATAGCGGAACCCCTTGGCCGAGCGCGTCTTTCGCAACGCGAGGAACTCCGTGCCGATCGCGTCGCCGTCGACCTCGGCTACGGCCGGGAGTGCCGCGAGGTCCACCACGAGTGGCTGGGCGAACACGACGATTCGCCGCTCGCCGGCTACCTGCACTGGCTCAGCACCCATCCGCCCGCCGACACCCGTATCGAAGCCGTGGAAGCCCGCATCCACGAACACCGGCATTCCGGCAAGTGA
- a CDS encoding error-prone DNA polymerase — protein MERVLSGRPKPAATTAGDGGDSPAWSRKRGEYQAEPIARPDGPTVPYAELHAHSAYSFLDGASQPEELVEEAVRLGLEAIALTDHDGFYGTVRFFEAAKEWNMPTVFGSELSLGTGSRSGKTAGGHAAAPDSAPRTGAPDPAGPHLLVLARGQEGYRRLSREIAAAHLAAGEKGILRYDLDTLTAAAGGHWHILTGCRKGHVRQALEHDLGAGETRLPRAEAALRDLMERFGADRVSVELTHHGIPTDDERNAYLIALADRCGLPVVATTGAHFAAPPQRRRAMALAAIRARSSLDDIAGWLAPTGGAHLRSGAEMAQLFAAGAGRAGLQAVSNAVALARECAFDLRLIAPKLPPFDVPSGHDENSWLRALTLRGAAERYGPPERNPRAYRQLEHELAVIAELGFPGYFLVVHDIITFCKQNDILCQGRGSAANSAVCYAIGITNVDPVANELLFERFLSPERDGPPDIDVDIESDRREEAIQHVYARYGRDYAAQVANVITYRGKSAVRDAARALGFSPGQQDAWSKQVSRWTGVTEETDTDIPAEVLSLAGEIEGLPRHLGIHSGGMVICDRPIADVCPVEWARMANRSVLQWDKDDCAAAGLVKFDLLGLGMLSALHYMIDMVREHEGKTVELHRLDLTEKAVYDMLCRADSIGVFQVESRAQMATLPRLKPRTFYDLVVEVALIRPGPIQGGSVHPYIRRRNKLEKVRYEHAALKNSLERTLGVPLFQEQLMQMAVDVAGFSAAEADQLRRAMGSKRSPERMERLKERFYQGMRDQHGITGEVADRIYEKLYAFANFGFPESHSQSFASIVFYSAWFKLHHPAAFCAGLLRAQPMGFYSPQSLVADARRHGVPVHGPDINASLAEPTVENRGKEVRLGLAAVRHIGAELAEKIVAARARGPYTSFLDLTGRVELTVPQAESLATAGALGSLGITRREALWAAGAAAGERPDRLPGTGAAVTAPALPGMSDLELAAADVWATGVSPGSYPTEFLRPRLDALGVLPADRLLSVPDGSRVLVGGAVTHRQRPATAAGVTFLNLEDETGMINIVCSVGLWTRYRRLAQSAPALLIRGRVQNAEGAVSVVAEHLQRLDLRIEAKSRDFR, from the coding sequence ATGGAGCGGGTGCTGTCCGGTAGGCCCAAGCCGGCGGCGACCACCGCGGGAGACGGCGGCGACAGCCCGGCCTGGTCGCGCAAGCGCGGCGAGTATCAGGCCGAGCCGATAGCGCGGCCGGACGGCCCGACGGTGCCGTACGCCGAATTGCACGCGCATTCGGCGTACAGCTTCCTGGACGGCGCGAGCCAGCCCGAGGAACTGGTCGAGGAGGCGGTGCGGCTCGGGTTGGAGGCGATCGCGCTCACCGACCACGACGGTTTCTACGGGACGGTGCGCTTCTTCGAGGCGGCCAAGGAATGGAACATGCCGACCGTGTTCGGGTCGGAGCTGTCGCTCGGGACCGGGTCGCGGTCGGGGAAAACCGCGGGCGGACATGCCGCCGCACCGGATTCCGCGCCACGCACCGGCGCGCCGGATCCCGCCGGTCCGCATCTGCTGGTGCTCGCCCGCGGTCAGGAGGGTTACCGCCGGCTCTCCCGGGAGATCGCCGCCGCGCATCTGGCGGCGGGGGAGAAAGGCATCCTCCGCTACGACCTGGACACCCTCACCGCCGCCGCGGGCGGGCACTGGCACATTTTGACCGGCTGCCGGAAAGGCCATGTGCGCCAAGCGCTGGAACATGACCTGGGGGCGGGCGAGACTCGGCTGCCGCGGGCCGAGGCGGCGCTGCGGGATCTGATGGAACGCTTCGGCGCCGATCGGGTGAGCGTGGAGCTGACCCACCACGGCATCCCCACCGACGACGAGCGCAACGCCTACCTCATCGCCCTCGCCGACCGCTGCGGCCTGCCCGTCGTGGCCACGACCGGAGCGCATTTCGCGGCGCCGCCGCAACGCCGCCGCGCCATGGCCCTGGCCGCGATCCGGGCCCGCTCCAGCCTGGACGACATCGCCGGGTGGCTCGCGCCCACCGGTGGCGCACATCTGCGCTCCGGCGCGGAGATGGCGCAGTTGTTCGCGGCCGGGGCCGGGCGGGCCGGATTGCAGGCGGTGTCGAATGCCGTTGCGCTGGCCCGGGAATGTGCCTTCGATCTCCGGTTGATCGCGCCGAAGCTGCCGCCCTTCGACGTGCCGTCCGGCCACGACGAGAACTCGTGGCTGCGCGCGCTCACCCTGCGCGGCGCGGCCGAACGCTACGGCCCGCCGGAACGGAACCCGCGGGCCTACCGGCAGCTCGAGCACGAGCTCGCGGTGATCGCCGAGCTCGGCTTCCCCGGTTACTTCCTGGTGGTGCACGACATCATCACCTTCTGCAAGCAGAACGACATCCTCTGCCAGGGCCGCGGCTCGGCCGCCAACTCCGCGGTCTGCTACGCCATCGGCATCACCAATGTCGACCCGGTCGCCAACGAATTGCTGTTCGAACGCTTTCTCTCCCCGGAACGCGACGGCCCGCCCGATATCGACGTGGACATCGAATCCGATCGCCGGGAGGAGGCGATCCAGCACGTCTACGCCAGATACGGCCGCGATTACGCCGCCCAGGTGGCGAACGTGATCACCTATCGCGGCAAGTCCGCCGTGCGCGATGCCGCACGCGCGCTGGGCTTTTCGCCGGGCCAGCAGGACGCGTGGAGCAAACAGGTGAGCCGTTGGACCGGCGTGACGGAGGAAACCGACACCGACATCCCCGCCGAGGTGCTGAGCCTGGCCGGCGAGATCGAGGGTCTGCCGCGGCATCTCGGCATCCATTCCGGCGGCATGGTGATCTGTGACCGTCCCATCGCCGATGTCTGCCCGGTGGAATGGGCCCGCATGGCCAACCGCAGCGTGCTGCAGTGGGACAAAGACGATTGCGCGGCAGCGGGTTTGGTGAAGTTCGACCTGCTCGGCCTGGGCATGCTCTCGGCGCTGCACTACATGATCGACATGGTGCGCGAGCACGAGGGCAAGACCGTCGAACTGCACCGGCTCGACCTGACCGAGAAAGCCGTCTACGACATGCTGTGCCGCGCCGACTCGATCGGCGTCTTCCAGGTGGAGTCCCGCGCCCAGATGGCGACGCTGCCCCGGCTCAAGCCCCGCACCTTCTACGACCTGGTGGTGGAGGTCGCGCTCATCCGCCCCGGCCCCATCCAGGGCGGCTCGGTGCACCCCTATATCCGCCGCCGCAACAAGCTCGAGAAGGTGCGCTATGAGCATGCGGCGCTGAAGAATTCGCTCGAGCGCACGCTCGGTGTGCCGCTGTTCCAGGAACAGCTCATGCAGATGGCGGTCGACGTGGCCGGATTCTCCGCCGCCGAAGCCGACCAGTTGCGCCGCGCCATGGGTTCCAAGCGCTCACCGGAACGTATGGAGCGCCTCAAAGAGCGTTTCTACCAGGGCATGCGGGACCAGCACGGCATCACCGGCGAGGTCGCCGACCGCATCTACGAGAAGCTCTACGCTTTCGCGAATTTTGGTTTCCCGGAAAGTCATTCGCAGAGTTTCGCCTCGATCGTGTTCTATTCGGCCTGGTTCAAACTGCATCATCCGGCCGCGTTCTGCGCCGGCCTGCTGCGTGCGCAGCCGATGGGCTTCTACTCCCCGCAGTCACTGGTCGCCGACGCCCGCCGGCACGGGGTGCCGGTGCACGGCCCCGACATCAACGCCAGCCTCGCCGAGCCCACCGTGGAGAACCGCGGCAAGGAGGTGCGGCTCGGTCTGGCGGCGGTCCGTCACATCGGCGCGGAACTGGCCGAGAAGATCGTCGCGGCCCGCGCGCGGGGCCCGTACACGTCCTTCCTCGACCTGACCGGGCGGGTGGAACTCACTGTCCCGCAAGCGGAATCGCTCGCCACCGCCGGTGCGCTCGGTAGTCTGGGGATCACCCGCCGGGAGGCGCTCTGGGCCGCCGGTGCCGCCGCGGGCGAACGACCGGACCGGTTGCCGGGCACCGGCGCGGCTGTCACCGCCCCCGCGCTGCCCGGCATGAGCGACCTGGAACTCGCCGCCGCCGACGTGTGGGCGACCGGCGTCTCCCCGGGCAGCTATCCGACGGAATTCCTGCGTCCGCGACTCGACGCCCTCGGCGTCCTCCCGGCCGATCGACTGCTGTCGGTCCCCGACGGTTCCCGGGTTCTGGTGGGCGGCGCGGTCACCCACCGGCAGCGGCCCGCCACCGCCGCGGGCGTCACCTTCCTCAATCTCGAGGACGAGACCGGCATGATCAACATCGTCTGCTCGGTCGGCCTGTGGACTCGCTACCGTCGCCTCGCCCAATCCGCCCCCGCCCTGCTCATCCGCGGCCGGGTGCAGAACGCCGAGGGCGCGGTCAGCGTGGTCGCCGAACACCTCCAGCGACTGGATCTCCGGATCGAAGCCAAGTCCCGCGACTTCCGTTGA
- a CDS encoding SDR family NAD(P)-dependent oxidoreductase: MTHADQAGGKRRNRRDLTGRHVLITGASSGIGRAAALAVAAKGATVFLLARRGDELAGVVEEIRAAGGQAHAYQCDVTDSDSVDHVVKTILDEHGHVDMLVNNAGRSIRRAIHRSTDRMHDFERTMAVNYFGALRMTLALLPQMRERKFGHIVQISSAGVQVATPRFSAYLASKAALDKFTEVAAVETMADGVTFTTIHMPLVRTPMITPSGAQGPSESPEWAAATIVRALTERPKRIDVPLGTLAEYGALVTPKIRDRILHRYYRALPDSPAAKGEQLEPTPEDTEADAPQPESAPRPQSAARKMTGTALRRAARWVPGTHW, translated from the coding sequence ATGACACACGCTGACCAGGCCGGCGGAAAGCGGCGCAACCGCCGTGATCTGACCGGCAGGCACGTCCTGATCACCGGCGCGTCCTCAGGCATCGGCCGAGCCGCCGCGCTGGCCGTCGCCGCCAAGGGCGCCACCGTCTTCCTGCTCGCGCGCCGCGGTGACGAACTCGCGGGCGTCGTCGAGGAGATCCGCGCGGCAGGCGGCCAGGCCCACGCGTACCAGTGCGACGTCACCGACAGCGACTCCGTCGACCACGTCGTCAAGACCATCCTGGACGAGCACGGTCACGTGGACATGCTGGTGAACAACGCGGGCCGGTCCATCCGGCGCGCCATCCACCGCTCCACCGACCGGATGCACGACTTCGAGCGCACCATGGCGGTCAACTACTTCGGCGCGCTGCGGATGACCTTGGCGTTGCTGCCCCAGATGCGGGAACGCAAGTTCGGCCACATCGTCCAGATCAGCAGTGCCGGAGTACAGGTCGCGACGCCGCGGTTCTCCGCCTACCTGGCCAGCAAGGCCGCGCTGGACAAGTTCACCGAGGTGGCCGCGGTCGAAACCATGGCCGACGGAGTCACTTTCACCACCATCCACATGCCGCTGGTGCGCACCCCGATGATCACCCCCAGCGGCGCGCAGGGACCTTCGGAATCGCCCGAGTGGGCCGCCGCCACGATCGTGCGCGCCCTCACCGAGCGGCCCAAGCGCATCGACGTGCCGCTGGGCACCCTCGCCGAATACGGCGCGCTGGTCACGCCGAAGATCCGCGATCGCATCCTGCACCGCTACTACCGTGCGCTGCCCGACTCCCCCGCCGCCAAGGGCGAACAGCTCGAGCCCACCCCCGAGGACACCGAAGCCGATGCGCCGCAACCGGAATCGGCGCCGCGCCCGCAGTCCGCGGCGCGCAAGATGACCGGCACCGCGTTACGCCGTGCCGCCCGCTGGGTACCCGGCACCCACTGGTGA
- a CDS encoding DoxX family protein, translated as MFDTVLLLAVPALLFRALGAFGVGRFASWRSSAIHGLAVLLLMTGSAHFVPDSVTVMPSHDDLVAMVPGFMPFADFLVYLTGVVELAGAIGLLIPATRPVAGMVLALLFVLMLPANIHAALDDIPLNGDPATPLWFRIPEQIGYIALALWGSGAVSARTRPEMRVA; from the coding sequence ATGTTCGACACTGTGCTTTTGCTCGCGGTCCCGGCCTTGCTGTTCCGTGCTCTCGGCGCCTTCGGAGTAGGCCGGTTCGCTAGTTGGCGTTCCAGCGCCATCCACGGCTTGGCGGTGCTGCTGCTGATGACCGGCAGCGCGCACTTCGTGCCCGACAGTGTGACGGTGATGCCCAGCCACGACGACCTGGTCGCGATGGTGCCCGGCTTCATGCCCTTCGCCGACTTCCTCGTCTACCTGACCGGAGTCGTCGAATTGGCCGGGGCCATCGGCCTTTTGATACCGGCGACCCGGCCTGTCGCCGGCATGGTGCTCGCGCTGTTGTTCGTGCTGATGCTGCCCGCCAACATCCACGCGGCACTCGATGACATCCCGCTCAACGGTGATCCGGCGACCCCGCTGTGGTTCCGGATTCCGGAGCAGATCGGGTATATCGCCCTCGCGCTGTGGGGATCCGGGGCGGTGTCCGCGCGCACTCGTCCCGAGATGCGCGTGGCGTAG
- a CDS encoding VOC family protein produces MTNGINGFHHTGILTRDLDELERRYASFGFTLSPRSRHLLSAGPGAPPVPGCTANRCALFEDSYIELLGIVDDTAPDPWHTRAIAAEYEGFRLLNLDTADATAANDLLRGAGLRTSGVLDLEREVDTADGPRVMRARAVHVDPESTPEARLGLAQHLTREYVHQPRYLGHKNGARGIGAVLIVAAAAESAAIVDRYARLAGRRPVREGARTVLQIGSARIEFVDSADVEDVLPGEPAPAASYLAAMTIRVEDPERAREIVESGGTATRPADGGFFVSARDAGGAGLFFTG; encoded by the coding sequence GTGACCAATGGCATCAACGGCTTTCACCACACCGGCATCCTCACCCGCGATCTCGACGAGCTCGAGCGCCGCTACGCGTCGTTCGGCTTCACGCTGAGCCCACGCTCCCGGCACTTGCTGAGCGCGGGCCCCGGTGCACCGCCGGTCCCGGGCTGCACCGCGAATCGCTGCGCGCTGTTCGAGGATTCCTACATCGAACTGCTCGGCATAGTCGATGACACCGCGCCCGATCCCTGGCATACCCGGGCGATAGCCGCGGAATACGAGGGTTTCCGCCTGCTGAATCTCGACACCGCCGACGCCACCGCCGCGAATGACCTGCTGCGCGGCGCGGGTTTACGGACCTCCGGGGTACTGGATCTCGAACGCGAAGTCGACACCGCGGATGGTCCGCGCGTCATGCGGGCCCGTGCGGTGCACGTCGATCCGGAGTCGACACCGGAGGCACGCCTGGGCCTGGCGCAGCACCTCACTCGCGAATATGTGCACCAGCCGCGCTATCTCGGCCATAAGAACGGCGCACGCGGCATCGGTGCGGTGCTGATCGTCGCCGCGGCAGCCGAGTCGGCCGCGATCGTCGACAGGTACGCGCGGCTGGCAGGTCGTCGCCCCGTGCGGGAGGGTGCGCGCACGGTGCTGCAAATTGGTTCGGCCCGAATCGAATTCGTCGATTCCGCCGATGTCGAGGACGTGCTGCCAGGCGAGCCGGCGCCCGCCGCCTCGTACCTCGCCGCGATGACGATTCGCGTCGAGGATCCCGAGCGGGCGCGCGAGATCGTCGAAAGCGGCGGTACCGCAACGCGTCCCGCCGACGGCGGGTTCTTCGTCTCAGCCCGGGACGCCGGCGGGGCCGGGCTGTTCTTCACCGGCTAG
- a CDS encoding AsnC family transcriptional regulator, which translates to MDSVRLDTVDLALLHALQVDGRAPFSRIAEVLEVSDRTIARRFARLRARGLARVCGVPDSYRIGQSEWLVRLRVRAGGANIVARDLARRPDTAWVTVLAGGAEVMTILRVDGEQPLPALSRHSQVLAVDTQRLLRHLTELRWRGRTSALSAEQVAALGPPEPGVAEAISLTDLDRRLLPALARDGRADYPSLSQAVGWSESAVRRRLDELRRQRVVRFDVEIDAAALGFPVHALLWLNVAPARLSGVARMLAGHPEVAFAGATTGAHNLLAIVVCRNAAALFDYLTDRIGTIEGIERMESAPITAIAKRSAPAD; encoded by the coding sequence GTGGATTCGGTCAGGCTGGATACCGTCGACCTGGCGTTGCTGCACGCGCTGCAGGTCGACGGGCGCGCGCCGTTCAGCCGGATCGCCGAGGTGCTCGAGGTCTCCGACCGCACCATCGCGCGGCGGTTCGCCCGGCTGCGCGCGCGGGGTCTGGCGCGGGTGTGCGGGGTACCCGACAGTTATCGCATCGGCCAGTCGGAATGGCTGGTGCGCTTGCGTGTCCGGGCCGGCGGCGCGAACATCGTGGCCCGCGACCTGGCGCGCCGGCCGGATACCGCGTGGGTGACCGTGCTGGCGGGCGGCGCGGAAGTGATGACCATCCTCCGGGTCGACGGGGAGCAGCCGCTGCCAGCGTTGTCCAGGCATTCGCAGGTGCTGGCGGTCGACACCCAGCGGCTGCTGCGGCATCTCACCGAGCTGCGCTGGCGCGGACGGACCAGCGCGCTTTCCGCCGAGCAGGTGGCCGCACTCGGCCCGCCGGAACCGGGTGTGGCCGAAGCGATCTCGTTGACCGATCTGGACCGGCGGCTGCTTCCCGCCCTGGCGCGGGACGGTCGCGCCGACTATCCGAGCCTGTCCCAGGCGGTCGGCTGGTCCGAATCCGCGGTCCGGCGCCGCCTGGACGAACTGCGCCGCCAGCGCGTGGTGCGGTTCGACGTGGAAATCGATGCCGCCGCCCTCGGCTTTCCGGTGCACGCGCTGCTGTGGCTGAACGTCGCACCCGCGCGGCTTTCCGGCGTGGCCCGGATGCTGGCCGGCCATCCCGAAGTGGCTTTCGCCGGTGCGACCACCGGCGCGCACAACCTGCTGGCCATCGTGGTCTGCCGGAACGCCGCCGCCCTGTTCGACTATCTGACGGACCGGATCGGCACGATCGAGGGCATCGAACGGATGGAGTCCGCGCCGATCACCGCCATCGCCAAGCGGTCCGCGCCCGCCGACTGA
- a CDS encoding sucrase ferredoxin has product MNFEGLTCSAAAAIDVPLPGTATRVGGWLCIEQPGAWGRDVIGDEVLGPEITPELAARTAAAHVRPTLIRRPGRNEFTGTRTVLIANSRPEGSWCERFQITDLKQLLDIDLHLLSGPPPGIGARVHDPVILVCAHGKRDQCCALLGRPIAADLATAYPERVWECSHTGGHRFAPAMVLLPTGLTYGRVDTESATAAVEAARRGAISLTGFRGRSGHKPIEQVAEIAVREQHPDALDALTVRLETDSTTTDPTVAGTAVVTHRDGRRWRVTARTVAFAPRQASCGAAPKPVTALIADPIQPLA; this is encoded by the coding sequence GTGAACTTCGAGGGTCTGACCTGCTCCGCGGCCGCCGCGATCGACGTTCCGTTGCCCGGCACCGCGACCCGGGTCGGCGGCTGGCTGTGCATCGAACAGCCGGGCGCCTGGGGGCGTGATGTGATCGGCGACGAGGTCCTCGGCCCGGAGATCACACCCGAACTGGCGGCCCGCACCGCCGCCGCGCACGTCCGTCCGACCTTGATCCGCCGACCTGGCCGCAACGAATTCACCGGCACCCGTACGGTGCTGATCGCCAATTCCCGTCCCGAGGGTTCCTGGTGTGAACGTTTCCAGATCACTGATCTGAAGCAGTTGCTCGACATCGACCTGCATCTGCTGAGCGGCCCGCCCCCGGGAATCGGTGCGCGCGTGCACGATCCGGTGATTCTGGTATGCGCGCACGGCAAACGCGACCAGTGCTGTGCGCTGCTGGGCCGCCCGATCGCCGCCGATCTGGCGACCGCATACCCCGAGCGGGTGTGGGAGTGCTCGCATACCGGCGGGCATCGCTTCGCTCCCGCGATGGTGCTGCTGCCGACCGGTCTGACCTATGGCCGCGTCGATACCGAATCCGCCACGGCGGCAGTCGAAGCCGCCCGTCGCGGTGCCATCTCGTTGACCGGTTTCCGTGGCCGCAGCGGCCACAAACCGATCGAGCAGGTCGCGGAAATCGCTGTCCGCGAACAGCATCCGGACGCTCTCGACGCCCTTACCGTGCGCCTTGAAACCGATTCCACCACAACCGATCCCACCGTGGCGGGCACAGCGGTGGTCACGCACCGCGACGGCCGCCGCTGGCGGGTAACCGCCCGCACCGTGGCCTTCGCCCCGCGGCAGGCCAGCTGCGGCGCCGCACCCAAACCCGTCACCGCGCTAATCGCCGACCCGATCCAACCTCTCGCCTGA
- a CDS encoding alpha/beta fold hydrolase, whose amino-acid sequence MELTRDVVLGGVRIAYRDSGASCPVPPDGGGEVPVVLVHGMGGDGYTWDRFARKLLRAGRRVIIPDLRGHGRSAHTESYLFGEFGADVLRLVDHLGVRSVDLVGHSLGGYAVSCIAQERPGLVRRLVMEECPLPLRSGDEQQPLTRRFPTVPELWHATTSVVRHPRAVLAFDRTMTRTALEQFRKPNPEWWDRLADITAPTLVLRGGPGGMVDPVKLAVLSAAIPDCTVADFTCGHSIHRDRYREFKHTVLPFLNQPVPGRAGLSA is encoded by the coding sequence GTGGAGCTGACTCGGGATGTGGTGCTGGGAGGGGTGCGGATCGCGTATCGCGATTCGGGTGCGTCCTGCCCGGTGCCGCCGGACGGGGGCGGCGAGGTCCCGGTGGTGCTGGTGCACGGGATGGGCGGCGACGGCTACACCTGGGATCGGTTCGCGCGGAAATTGCTGCGTGCTGGGCGGCGGGTGATCATTCCGGATCTGCGCGGGCATGGACGCAGCGCGCACACCGAGTCCTATCTGTTCGGCGAGTTCGGCGCCGATGTCCTGCGGCTGGTCGACCACCTCGGGGTGCGTTCGGTGGACCTGGTGGGTCATTCGCTGGGCGGCTACGCGGTGTCCTGTATCGCGCAGGAGCGGCCGGGCCTGGTGCGGCGGCTGGTCATGGAGGAGTGCCCGCTGCCCCTGCGTTCCGGCGACGAGCAGCAACCGCTGACCCGCCGGTTCCCGACCGTGCCTGAGCTCTGGCATGCCACCACCAGCGTGGTCCGGCATCCGCGTGCGGTGCTGGCCTTCGATCGCACCATGACGCGCACCGCGCTGGAGCAGTTCCGCAAACCCAACCCCGAGTGGTGGGATCGGCTGGCCGACATCACCGCGCCGACCCTGGTCCTGCGCGGCGGGCCGGGCGGGATGGTCGATCCGGTGAAGCTGGCCGTGCTGAGCGCGGCCATCCCGGACTGCACCGTCGCCGATTTCACCTGCGGTCACAGCATCCACCGCGACCGGTACCGCGAGTTCAAGCACACGGTGCTGCCGTTCCTGAACCAGCCGGTGCCCGGCCGGGCCGGCTTGTCGGCGTGA
- a CDS encoding class I SAM-dependent DNA methyltransferase, translating into MPTFADFDRRNYPTVDVATGYDGWAPTYDRTVLDSMDLALLDRLRQPRWTQVRRAADLGCGTGRTAQWLARQGISHIDGVDMSAGMLERAHDRGVHTSLRQADVRATGLTSGAYDLVIASLIDEHLPDLAPFYAEAWRLAAPGGTCVMVSYHPQFIMVTGMPTHYTPDSGEPVAISTHLHLLSEHLTAALNAGWVLTEITEAVVDDTWLAAKPKWSELRGQPFSLALVWSRQS; encoded by the coding sequence ATGCCGACTTTCGCGGATTTCGATCGACGCAATTATCCGACCGTGGATGTAGCCACCGGATACGACGGGTGGGCGCCGACCTACGACCGGACCGTGCTGGACTCGATGGACCTGGCGTTGCTGGACCGGCTACGGCAACCGCGCTGGACGCAGGTGCGACGAGCCGCGGACCTCGGATGCGGGACCGGCCGCACCGCGCAGTGGCTGGCCCGGCAAGGCATCTCGCACATCGACGGCGTCGATATGAGCGCGGGCATGCTGGAGCGAGCTCACGACCGCGGCGTGCACACCTCGCTCCGGCAGGCGGATGTGCGCGCCACCGGACTCACCAGCGGCGCCTACGACCTGGTCATCGCCTCCCTGATCGATGAGCATCTGCCCGATCTGGCCCCGTTCTATGCCGAAGCCTGGCGGCTGGCTGCCCCCGGCGGCACCTGCGTCATGGTCAGTTACCACCCGCAATTCATCATGGTGACCGGCATGCCCACGCACTACACGCCCGACTCGGGCGAGCCAGTGGCGATCAGCACCCATCTGCACCTGCTCAGCGAACACCTGACCGCGGCCCTGAACGCGGGCTGGGTCCTCACCGAGATCACCGAAGCCGTGGTGGACGACACCTGGCTCGCCGCCAAACCCAAATGGTCCGAGCTGCGCGGCCAGCCCTTCTCGCTCGCGCTGGTCTGGTCGCGTCAGTCGTAG